Proteins from a single region of Ananas comosus cultivar F153 linkage group 3, ASM154086v1, whole genome shotgun sequence:
- the LOC109707397 gene encoding UDP-glycosyltransferase 82A1 — translation MRSMVEHLMGTMGGGDYGGAEARGRAVILVPFPAQGHVTPMLHLARALARRGFAPTLALPDFFHGAAAPPLDPAVALAPLATGTPRGGGGEGFAGLVAAMEARAPAQLERLLLRRRGAGAGAGEEVACVVVDVLASWAVPIAARCGVPAAGFWPAMLASYRIVSAIPELLRKGLISNCGTPLQELHLPFLPKATAGDLPWLVGNSTSRKLRFAFWRRTLRRAQTLPHILVNSFDDAEPGSRDLPELTTSPPGPRILPIGPLTAHDEARPNYGLYQPDPTCVDWLDSKPAGSVIYVSFGSWVGPIGPDRVDALARGLDSTGRPFLWALKPEPAWRTGLPARFEERVAGRGKLVGWAPQEEVLGHPSVGCYLTHCGWNSTVEALKCAKRLLCYPISGDQFVNCEYIEGVWGIGLRVDTMDLGELRGCVEKVMGGREGEEMQRRVDELRREVLQGKASVRAKNNLQLFVDSIKRTPRVRE, via the exons ATGCGTTCAATGGTCGAACACTTGATGGGCACCATGGGAGGCGGAGATTACGGGGGCGCAGAGGCGCGTGGGCGCGCGGTGATCCTCGTCCCGTTCCCGGCGCAGGGCCACGTGACCCCGATGCTCCACCTCGCGCGCGCCCTCGCGCGCCGCGGCTTCGCCCCGACGCTCGCGCTCCCGGACTTCTTCCacggcgccgccgcgccgccgctcGACCCCGCGGTCGCGCTCGCGCCGCTCGCCACGGGGACcccgcgcggcggcggcggggaggggTTCGCGGGACTCGTCGCGGCGATGGAGGCGCGCGCGCCCGCGCAGCTGGAGAGgttgctgctgcggcggcgcggcgcgggggcgggggcgggggaggAGGTGGCGTGCGTGGTGGTGGACGTGCTCGCGTCGTGGGCGGTGCCCATCGCGGCGCGGTGCGGCGTCCCCGCCGCGGGGTTCTGGCCCGCCATGCTCGCCAGCTACCGCATCGTCTCCGCGATACCGGAGCTCCTCCGCAAGGGCCTCATCTCCAACTGCG GTACTCCTCTGCAGGAACTCCACTTACCTTTCCTACCGAAAGCGACCGCCGGCGACCTCCCGTGGCTCGTCGGGAACTCCACATCCCGGAAGCTGCGATTCGCCTTCTGGCGCCGCACCCTCCGCCGCGCCCAAACCCTCCCCCACATCCTCGTCAACTCCTTCGACGACGCCGAGCCCGGAAGTCGCGACTTACCGGAACTCACCACTTCCCCGCCCGGCCCACGCATCCTCCCCATCGGCCCATTAACAGCCCACGATGAGGCCCGGCCCAATTACGGCCTGTACCAGCCCGACCCAACCTGTGTGGATTGGTTGGACTCGAAGCCCGCCGGGTCCGTGATCTACGTGTCGTTCGGGAGCTGGGTGGGGCCCATCGGGCCCGACCGGGTCGACGCGCTCGCGCGCGGGTTGGACTCGACCGGCCGGCCGTTTCTCTGGGCCTTGAAGCCCGAACCGGCCTGGCGAACCGGGCTCCCGGCCCGGTTCGAGGAGCGCGTCGCGGGGCGCGGGAAACTCGTGGGTTGGGCCCcacaggaggaggttttgggcCACCCCTCCGTGGGCTGCTATCTTACGCACTGCGGGTGGAACTCAACGGTCGAGGCGCTAAAATGCGCCAAGAGGCTCCTGTGCTACCCCATCTCCGGGGACCAATTTGTGAATTGCGAATACATCGAGGGGGTGTGGGGGATTGGGCTGAGAGTGGATACCATGGATTTGGGTGAGTTGAGGGGCTGCGTTGAGAAGGTGATGGGTGGGAGAGAGGGCGAGGAGATGCAGAGGAGAGTGGATGAGCTGCGAAGAGAAGTGCTTCAGGGGAAAGCTAGTGTTAGAGCCAAGAACAATCTCCAATTGTTTGTGGATTCAATTAAGCGAACGCCTCGTGTGCGAGAGTAA
- the LOC109708071 gene encoding probable LL-diaminopimelate aminotransferase, chloroplastic translates to MSSSAIQLSSAAASSSFLSPSTFTTREPSASLRRRSPGICLCVASPPSEKTAYKTKVARNENMAKLQAGYLFPEIARRRSAHLLKYPDAQVLSLGIGDTTEPIPDVITSAMAKRAYALSMVEGYSGYGAEQGDKNLRAAIASTYYRDLGIEETDIFVSDGAKCDISRLQVLFGSNAKIAVQDPSYPAYVDSSVIMGQTGLYQKDIQKYGNIEYMRCTPDNGFFPDLSSISQTDVIFFCSPNNPTGSVASRDQLTRLVQFAKDNGSIIVYDSAYAMYISDDSPQSIFEIPGAKEVAIETSSFSKYAGFTGVRLGWTVVPKELLFSDGFPVAKDFNRIVCTCFNGASNIAQAGGLACLSPEGLKAMGDVVKFYKENAEIIVDTFTSLGFDVYGGRNAPYVWVHFPGRSSWDVFAEILEKAHMVTTPGSGFGPGGEGFVRVSAFGHRENVLEAAKRLKQLYK, encoded by the exons ATGTCGTCGTCGGCGATCCaactctcctccgccgccgcctcctcctccttcttgtCCCCCTCGACTTTCACCACCAG AGAACCGAGTGCTTCTCTCCGCCGAAGAAGCCCAGGGATCTGCTTGTGCGTGGCGAGCCCTCCCTCGGAGAAAACTG CTTACAAGACAAAGGTTGCTCGAAATGAGAATATGGCGAAGCTTCAAGCTGGCTATTTGTTTCCGGAG ATTGCTAGGAGGAGGTCGGCTCACTTGCTGAAGTACCCTGATGCACAAGTGCTAAGCCTCGGTATTGGTGACACTACAGAACCCATCCCGGATGTTATAACTTCTGCCATGGCTAAG AGAGCATATGCTTTATCAATGGTTGAGGGTTATAGTGGTTACGGAGCTGAACAAGGTGACAAg AATCTGAGAGCTGCAATAGCCTCAACCTATTATAGAGACCTAGGTATTGAAGAAACTGACATATTTGTGTCAGATGGTGCAAAGTGTGACATTTCTCGCCTCCAG GTTCTTTTTGGATCTAATGCCAAGATTGCAGTGCAAGATCCGTCATATCCT GCATATGTTGATTCGAGTGTTATCATGGGGCAAACTGGCTTATACCAGAAGGATATCCAGAAGTACGGGAACATTGAATACATGAGATGCACGCCCGACAATGGCTTTTTCCCTGATTTATCAAGCATTTCACAAACGGATGTCATCTTCTTCTGTTCGCCAAACAACCCAACCGGTTCTGTTGCATCAAGAGATCAATTGACAAGGCTGGTGCAGTTTGCGAAGGACAACGGGTCCATCATAGTTTATGATTCTGCCTATGCCATGTATATCTCAGATGACAGCCCACAATCTATATTTGAAATCCCCGGAGCAAAAGAG GTTGCGATTGAAACATCTTCTTTCTCCAAGTATGCCGGATTCACTGGTGTCCGTCTTGGTTGGACTGTGGTCCCTAAGGAGCTACTCTTTTCTGATGGGTTTCCTGTCGCCAAGGACTTCAATCGCATAGTCTGCACTTGCTTTAACGGTGCATCAAATATCGCTCAAGCCGGTGGCCTAGCTTGTCTTTCTCCCGAGGGTTTAAAG GCGATGGGCGACGTGGTCAAATTCTACAAGGAGAACGCTGAAATCATCGTCGATACTTTCACTTCACTTGGCTTCGATGTTTACGGCGGGAGGAACGCTCCCTACGTTTGGGTGCACTTCCCGGGCCGGAGCTCATGGGACGTGTTTGCCGAGATTCTCGAGAAGGCCCACATGGTAACTACACCGGGAAGCGGGTTCGGACCGGGAGGCGAAGGCTTTGTGAGGGTTAGCGCCTTTGGCCATCGAGAGAATGTTCTCGAAGCGGCAAAGCGATTGAAACAGCTGTACAAGTGA
- the LOC109708111 gene encoding uncharacterized protein LOC109708111 isoform X2: MHTVSKRGYGSGLHSSAWSFISCFCDSSDKVTSKPSSSSSVSRWGSSPWWRSRLRRTKRTVPAENAAAVAATRGRGTARWRRFFERSRKNQHQRQQQQDPKDPVHATVDRTMRPVHHVASRCTAGNSEPSLLYSMVDPVHARMLTTSHRTSPEHGGRRLYRLYEKLGFCGELDASAGLPVLAVVLAVMLLCGRLCAVFCMAAWFYVLPRFRLPESATGSSSSTMTSETNSKAAIADVDSEEYKKMVVLKGFLERDPRRPPMASSLSSHA, translated from the exons ATGCATACTGTATCGAAACGCGGTTACGGTTCGGGATTGCATTCTTCGGCCTGGAGTTTTATCTCATGTTTTTGTGATTCGTCGGATAAGGTTACCTCGAAACcgtcgagctcgagctcggttTCGCGGTGGGGATCGTCGCCGTGGTGGCGGTCGAGGCTGCGGCGGACAAAGCGCACCGTGCCAGCGGAAAACGCGGCGGCGGTGGCTGCAACGCGCGGCAGGGGAACCGCACGGTGGAGGAGATTCTTCGAAAGGTCTCGTAAG AACCAACACCAGCGCCAACAACAACAGGATCCAAAAGACCCGGTCCACGCCACCGTGGACCGAACAATGCGCCCGGTCCACCACGTGGCATCCAGGTGCACCGCCGGAAACAGTGAGCCCTCGCTGCTGTACAGCATGGTGGACCCGGTCCATGCCCGGATGCTGACGACGAGCCATCGCACCTCACCGGAGCACGGCGGACGACGTCTATATCGGCTGTATGAGAAGTTAGGGTTTTGCGGAGAGCTCGACGCCTCCGCGGGCCTCCCCGTGCTCGCGGTGGTGCTCGCGGTGATGCTGCTGTGCGGCCGGCTATGCGCGGTGTTCTGCATGGCTGCGTGGTTCTACGTGCTGCCGCGGTTTAGGTTGCCGGAGTCGGCGAccggtagtagtagtagtactaTGACAAGCGAAACGAATAGCAAAGCGGCGATCGCAGACGTCGACTCCGAGGAGTACAAGAAAATGGTGGTGTTGAAGGGTTTTCTTGAGCGAGACCCGCGGCGGCCACCGATGGCAAGCTCGCTCTCGTCGCACGCATGA
- the LOC109708111 gene encoding uncharacterized protein LOC109708111 isoform X1 gives MHTVSKRGYGSGLHSSAWSFISCFCDSSDKVTSKPSSSSSVSRWGSSPWWRSRLRRTKRTVPAENAAAVAATRGRGTARWRRFFERSRKKNQHQRQQQQDPKDPVHATVDRTMRPVHHVASRCTAGNSEPSLLYSMVDPVHARMLTTSHRTSPEHGGRRLYRLYEKLGFCGELDASAGLPVLAVVLAVMLLCGRLCAVFCMAAWFYVLPRFRLPESATGSSSSTMTSETNSKAAIADVDSEEYKKMVVLKGFLERDPRRPPMASSLSSHA, from the exons ATGCATACTGTATCGAAACGCGGTTACGGTTCGGGATTGCATTCTTCGGCCTGGAGTTTTATCTCATGTTTTTGTGATTCGTCGGATAAGGTTACCTCGAAACcgtcgagctcgagctcggttTCGCGGTGGGGATCGTCGCCGTGGTGGCGGTCGAGGCTGCGGCGGACAAAGCGCACCGTGCCAGCGGAAAACGCGGCGGCGGTGGCTGCAACGCGCGGCAGGGGAACCGCACGGTGGAGGAGATTCTTCGAAAGGTCTCGTAAG AAGAACCAACACCAGCGCCAACAACAACAGGATCCAAAAGACCCGGTCCACGCCACCGTGGACCGAACAATGCGCCCGGTCCACCACGTGGCATCCAGGTGCACCGCCGGAAACAGTGAGCCCTCGCTGCTGTACAGCATGGTGGACCCGGTCCATGCCCGGATGCTGACGACGAGCCATCGCACCTCACCGGAGCACGGCGGACGACGTCTATATCGGCTGTATGAGAAGTTAGGGTTTTGCGGAGAGCTCGACGCCTCCGCGGGCCTCCCCGTGCTCGCGGTGGTGCTCGCGGTGATGCTGCTGTGCGGCCGGCTATGCGCGGTGTTCTGCATGGCTGCGTGGTTCTACGTGCTGCCGCGGTTTAGGTTGCCGGAGTCGGCGAccggtagtagtagtagtactaTGACAAGCGAAACGAATAGCAAAGCGGCGATCGCAGACGTCGACTCCGAGGAGTACAAGAAAATGGTGGTGTTGAAGGGTTTTCTTGAGCGAGACCCGCGGCGGCCACCGATGGCAAGCTCGCTCTCGTCGCACGCATGA
- the LOC109707104 gene encoding uncharacterized protein LOC109707104 — translation MTVRLRSSEAQMERGRRNGVSSYLVSNGSIDGFVAHRAKKEIDGVATIPVSSSPPWPQSPSSSSSSSSSSSSSPLSPFGVGYIEHRVSRMDTLAGVAIKYGVEVADIKRMNGLVTDIQMFARKSLQIPLPGRHPPSPNISNGAANDRDQTPPRRARSDILDTVQTLKLKPPSCKVSPAMSSLQGFYSLAPPHKLGPLLEGTEMAVYKINSSLCANGITEDRSTAETAETNDIEKSIRRRQSVEKLAYKGKGLPLRPKSGGRADTMNRSCQNFINNSNPSMDDALLAVRKSSSTSNLTDSESCSSSIWPTSMWGLRADVLARPLLDGLQMPIAARRNKAALD, via the exons ATGACGGTGAGGTTGAGATCTTCGGAGGCGCAAATGGAGCGGGGTAGGAGAAATGGGGTGAGCTCGTACCTCGTTTCCAATGGTTCGATCGACGGGTTCGTCGCACATCGTGCGAAAAAGGAGATCGATGGGGTCGCGACGATCCCCGTGTCGTCGTCTCCGCCGTGGCCCCAATCcccttcatcatcatcatcatcatcatcatcatcttcgtCGTCGCCGTTGTCGCCGTTCGGTGTTGGTTACATAGAGCATAGAGTGTCGAGGATGGATACACTCGCGGGGGTCGCCATAAAGTATGGTGTGGAG GTAGCCGATATCAAAAGGATGAATGGGTTGGTAACAGATATTCAGATGTTCGCTCGCAAATCGTTGCAAATTCCTCTACCTGGGAGGCATCCTCCGTCGCCGAACATCTCAAATGGCGCAGCTAATGACAG AGATCAAACTCCTCCACGCCGAGCTCGAAGTGATATTCTCGATACTGTTCAAACACTCAAACTAAAACCTCCGTCGTGCAAAGTATCGCCCGCCATGAGTAGTTTACAAGGATTCTACAGCCTCGCGCCGCCGCATAAACTTGGCCCGCTACTCGAAGGCACAGAAATGGCGGTCTACAAGATCAACTCTTCTCTCTGCGCTAATGGGATCACGGAGGATAGATCAACTGCCGAAACCGCAGAGACCAATGATATCGAGAAATCTATTCGGAGGCGTCAATCGGTTGAAAAATTGGCGTATAAGGGAAAAGGTCTCCCGCTGAGACCAAAATCAGGGGGTCGGGCAGACACGATGAATAGGAGTTGCCAGAATTTTATTAACAACAGCAATCCTTCGATGGATGATGCGCTGCTCGCTGTTAGGAAGTCGTCGAGCACCTCGAACTTGACGGATTCGGAGAGTTGCTCCTCCTCCATATGGCCAACAAGCATGTGGGGTTTGCGAGCTGATGTCCTTGCTAGGCCTCTTCTAGATGGTCTGCAGATGCCGATAGCTGCGAGAAGAAACAAAGCTGCTTTGGATTAG